A section of the Rhodospirillales bacterium genome encodes:
- the trpC gene encoding indole-3-glycerol phosphate synthase TrpC, with product MNDILAKICDDKRRHIDRVRHRLDMSNLSPVRGFKAALLAARLPVIAEIKKASPSKGLLRADFDPARHARQYESAGAACLSVLTDEPWFQGTDDDLRAAREACALPVLRKDFMLDPWQVAEARTLGADCILVIMAALGDATAQALYDEARKYDMDVLIEVHDARERDRALALNAPDAMIGVNNRNLKTLKVALDTSFDLIRKIPADRIAISESGIASRAEMKSLTEAGFRGFLIGEALMTQPDPGQALLTF from the coding sequence ATGAACGACATCCTTGCCAAAATCTGCGACGACAAGCGCCGCCATATCGACCGCGTCCGCCACAGGCTCGATATGTCGAACCTTTCCCCGGTGCGCGGATTCAAGGCCGCGCTGCTCGCCGCCCGCCTGCCGGTGATTGCGGAAATCAAAAAGGCGTCGCCCAGCAAGGGTTTGTTGCGCGCCGATTTCGACCCGGCCAGACACGCCCGCCAATATGAATCGGCGGGCGCGGCCTGCCTTTCGGTGTTAACCGACGAACCCTGGTTTCAGGGCACCGACGACGATTTGCGCGCCGCGCGCGAAGCCTGCGCCCTGCCGGTCCTGCGCAAGGATTTCATGCTCGACCCGTGGCAGGTGGCCGAGGCGCGAACCCTTGGCGCCGATTGCATCCTCGTCATCATGGCCGCGCTCGGCGATGCCACGGCGCAGGCCCTGTACGACGAAGCGCGCAAATACGACATGGACGTGCTGATCGAGGTGCACGACGCGCGCGAACGCGACCGCGCGCTGGCCCTGAACGCGCCCGACGCGATGATCGGCGTTAACAATCGCAACCTCAAGACTCTGAAGGTCGCACTCGACACCTCTTTCGACCTGATTCGCAAAATCCCCGCTGACCGCATTGCCATATCCGAAAGCGGCATCGCCTCCCGCGCCGAAATGAAATCCCTGACCGAGGCCGGATTCCGGGGCTTCCTGATCGGCGAGGCGTTGATGACCCAACCCGACCCCGGTCAGGCCCTGTTGACCTTCTAG
- the lexA gene encoding transcriptional repressor LexA: MLTKKQRDLLIFIHERMADGDLAPSFDEMKDALDLKSKSGIHRLIEALVERGFLERLPNRARALQVRKLPEGYAPKPADHSEVAQKARMVQDLSSYRARAQERAAIASIPLLGKIAAGTPIEAIRHDGQTIDMPASMIGKGEYYALVVDGDSMKDAGIMDQDVALIKKSDHAHDGDIVVALVDEQEVTLKRLRRRGSHIDLIPENPAYDIRTFEGGRVQVQGVLSGLYRQYH; the protein is encoded by the coding sequence ATGCTGACCAAAAAGCAACGCGATTTGCTGATCTTCATCCATGAACGCATGGCGGATGGCGATCTGGCGCCGTCCTTCGACGAAATGAAGGACGCACTCGACCTCAAATCCAAATCCGGCATCCACCGCCTGATCGAGGCGCTGGTCGAACGCGGCTTTCTCGAACGCCTGCCCAACCGCGCCCGCGCGCTGCAGGTCAGAAAACTGCCCGAGGGCTATGCCCCCAAACCCGCCGACCATTCCGAAGTCGCGCAAAAGGCCCGCATGGTGCAGGACCTCTCATCCTACCGCGCCCGCGCGCAGGAGCGCGCGGCCATCGCCTCCATCCCCCTGCTCGGCAAAATCGCCGCCGGCACACCGATCGAGGCGATCCGCCACGACGGCCAGACCATCGACATGCCCGCCAGCATGATCGGCAAGGGCGAATATTACGCATTGGTGGTCGATGGCGACTCGATGAAGGACGCGGGCATCATGGATCAGGATGTCGCGCTGATCAAAAAATCCGACCACGCGCATGACGGCGACATCGTGGTCGCATTGGTTGACGAACAGGAAGTGACGCTCAAGCGCCTGCGCCGCCGCGGCAGCCATATCGACCTGATCCCCGAAAACCCGGCCTACGACATCCGCACATTCGAGGGCGGGCGCGTGCAGGTGCAGGGCGTCCTTTCCGGCCTTTACCGGCAGTATCACTGA
- a CDS encoding ComEC/Rec2 family competence protein, producing MRAVISSIVEQWQPVRDRVLWAPVWLACGIALYFALRVEPPYALGAGALVCAAGLLIAARVWARAYLYWAVILFLGALGFVLAQGRAMVAAAPMLERSIKFTRIEGRVLDITVADPDSGHARRKVTLDRLSIEKLPKEATPRMVRLSSAHIPADVRPGARVALLAQLTPPGGPVSPGGFDYRRQAYFEGIGALGFTMGHFAEIAPAPPPRSVDLWFNRLRQRIATRVSAQMPYPQSAVATALLAGERSSIPEVINADLRDSGLYHLLSISGLHVAIVCGAVFFLVRFVLALSPYIALRWPIKKIAALAAIAAGLFYSLLAGMPVPTQRSMLMTGLALLAVMLDRSAISLRVVAISAFAVLVLRPESLVGASFQLSFAAVLAMVAFYEAAGDLMLARGRRTGWFMRVFLYFGGIFATTIVVSLATLPPVLHHFGRLQIYGVIANAAAIPLTSFVVMPAGMAALALMPVHLDGVFLKLVALGVDGTLDVARWVAHLPHAANALPAIVGGWYAVAMGGFLLLCLWRGWWRLVGLVVMAGACVAGVLAPRAAVMLDGAGQALAVHDGDQTLYVWRAPPRFARRNWNALWGGTEALAGKPMRKGGTWTGGGINVACDDYACRIVRGQARLSVVRNVMALREECAWAPLVVGVNKAVSYGAARAAGCGSSSVIPYWDVRDAGGMAFSDDGAAWRAAGMTPDDVRRPWTLLSPYDGRIKKTGQ from the coding sequence ATGCGTGCCGTAATCAGTTCAATCGTCGAGCAGTGGCAGCCCGTGCGCGACCGCGTGTTATGGGCGCCGGTGTGGCTGGCCTGCGGCATCGCCTTGTATTTCGCCCTGCGGGTCGAACCGCCCTATGCCCTTGGCGCCGGGGCGTTGGTGTGCGCGGCGGGCTTGCTGATCGCGGCACGGGTCTGGGCGCGGGCCTATCTTTACTGGGCGGTCATCCTGTTTTTGGGGGCGCTGGGTTTCGTGCTGGCGCAGGGGCGGGCGATGGTGGCGGCCGCGCCGATGCTGGAGCGAAGCATCAAATTCACGCGGATCGAAGGCCGGGTGCTGGACATTACGGTGGCGGACCCGGATTCCGGCCATGCGCGCCGCAAGGTCACGCTGGACCGTCTTTCGATCGAGAAGCTGCCGAAAGAGGCGACACCACGCATGGTGCGGCTTTCCAGCGCGCATATCCCCGCGGATGTTCGCCCCGGCGCGCGGGTTGCATTGCTGGCGCAATTGACACCGCCGGGTGGTCCGGTGTCGCCGGGCGGGTTCGATTACCGGCGGCAAGCCTATTTCGAGGGGATCGGCGCACTCGGTTTCACCATGGGGCATTTCGCGGAAATCGCGCCTGCGCCGCCGCCGCGTTCGGTGGATTTGTGGTTCAACCGGCTGCGCCAGCGCATCGCCACGCGGGTTTCGGCGCAGATGCCGTATCCGCAAAGCGCGGTGGCGACCGCGCTGCTGGCAGGCGAACGTTCGAGCATTCCCGAGGTTATCAACGCGGATTTGCGCGATTCCGGGCTTTATCACCTTTTGTCCATTTCGGGGCTGCATGTCGCCATCGTGTGCGGGGCGGTGTTTTTTCTGGTGCGGTTCGTGCTGGCGCTGTCGCCGTATATCGCCTTGCGTTGGCCGATCAAGAAAATCGCGGCATTGGCGGCGATCGCGGCGGGGCTTTTTTACAGCCTGCTGGCCGGGATGCCGGTGCCGACGCAGCGGTCGATGCTGATGACGGGGCTTGCTCTTCTGGCCGTGATGCTGGACCGCAGCGCGATTTCCCTGCGTGTCGTCGCGATCAGCGCCTTTGCGGTACTGGTGTTGCGGCCCGAAAGTCTGGTCGGGGCATCGTTCCAGCTTTCCTTCGCGGCGGTGCTGGCGATGGTGGCGTTTTACGAGGCGGCGGGCGACCTGATGCTTGCACGCGGGCGGCGCACGGGGTGGTTCATGCGCGTGTTTTTGTATTTTGGGGGGATTTTCGCGACCACCATCGTTGTGTCGTTGGCGACGTTGCCGCCGGTATTGCATCATTTCGGGCGGTTGCAGATTTACGGCGTGATCGCCAACGCCGCGGCGATACCGCTGACCAGTTTTGTGGTCATGCCTGCGGGGATGGCGGCGCTGGCGTTGATGCCGGTGCATCTGGACGGGGTGTTTTTAAAGCTCGTCGCGCTGGGTGTGGACGGGACGCTGGATGTCGCGCGCTGGGTTGCGCACCTGCCTCATGCGGCGAACGCGCTGCCGGCGATTGTCGGCGGATGGTACGCCGTTGCGATGGGCGGGTTTTTGCTGTTGTGCCTGTGGCGCGGGTGGTGGCGGCTGGTGGGGCTTGTCGTGATGGCGGGGGCGTGCGTGGCCGGGGTTTTGGCCCCGCGCGCGGCGGTTATGCTAGACGGTGCCGGACAGGCCTTGGCCGTCCACGATGGGGACCAGACGCTTTATGTCTGGCGCGCGCCGCCGCGTTTCGCGCGTCGGAACTGGAACGCATTATGGGGCGGAACGGAGGCGCTGGCTGGCAAGCCGATGCGCAAGGGCGGCACATGGACGGGCGGGGGGATCAATGTTGCGTGCGACGATTACGCGTGCCGCATCGTGCGCGGTCAGGCCCGGTTGAGCGTGGTGCGCAATGTCATGGCGCTGCGCGAGGAATGCGCGTGGGCGCCGCTGGTGGTGGGGGTGAACAAGGCGGTGTCGTACGGCGCCGCGCGCGCGGCCGGATGCGGGTCGTCGTCGGTCATTCCGTACTGGGATGTGCGCGACGCAGGCGGCATGGCGTTTTCGGATGACGGTGCCGCATGGCGTGCGGCGGGCATGACGCCGGATGATGTGCGCAGGCCGTGGACGCTGTTGTCCCCATATGACGGCCGCATAAAAAAGACAGGTCAGTGA
- the trpD gene encoding anthranilate phosphoribosyltransferase yields MTAMESATESTIDAMLAGRMSEPEMAAFLTALADRGESVADIVGAARALRRHVTGLYAPADAIDCCGTGGDGLNTLNVSTAVAFVLAACGVPVAKHGNRAASSRSGAADVLEKLNIPLDVSFDVLEDALDNIGFCFLMAPLHHRAMAHVAPVRKALARRTIFNLLGPLANPAAVRRQMVGVYAPRWVRPMAEALKELRSEAAWVVHGDGMDEISLSGPTQVAMLAHGAITETTLTHADFGLPQIDPQALRGGDAAFNARALKDLLTGEQSAYRDTVLANAAAALVMTGNARDLKDGVRRAAAALDDGDAMGVLDRYREILTA; encoded by the coding sequence ATGACGGCGATGGAATCCGCCACGGAATCGACCATCGACGCGATGCTCGCGGGCCGGATGTCCGAACCCGAAATGGCGGCCTTCCTGACCGCTTTGGCCGACCGCGGCGAAAGCGTCGCCGATATCGTCGGTGCCGCGCGCGCCCTGCGCCGCCATGTCACCGGCCTGTACGCCCCCGCCGACGCCATTGATTGCTGTGGCACCGGCGGCGACGGATTGAACACCCTGAACGTATCCACCGCCGTCGCCTTCGTGCTTGCGGCCTGCGGCGTGCCGGTCGCCAAACACGGCAACCGCGCCGCGTCCTCCCGCTCTGGCGCGGCGGACGTGCTGGAAAAACTCAACATCCCGCTGGACGTATCCTTCGACGTGCTGGAGGACGCGCTGGATAATATCGGCTTCTGCTTTCTGATGGCCCCGCTGCACCATCGCGCCATGGCCCATGTCGCGCCGGTGCGCAAGGCGCTGGCACGCCGCACGATCTTCAACCTGCTTGGTCCGCTGGCGAACCCTGCCGCCGTCCGCCGCCAGATGGTCGGCGTCTACGCCCCGCGCTGGGTCCGCCCGATGGCCGAGGCGCTCAAGGAACTGAGAAGCGAGGCTGCCTGGGTCGTCCACGGCGACGGCATGGACGAAATCAGTCTTTCCGGTCCCACGCAGGTGGCGATGCTGGCCCATGGCGCGATCACCGAAACCACGCTGACACATGCGGATTTCGGCCTGCCCCAAATCGATCCGCAAGCATTGCGCGGCGGCGACGCTGCCTTCAACGCCCGCGCGCTCAAGGACCTTCTGACGGGCGAGCAATCCGCCTACCGCGACACCGTGCTGGCCAACGCTGCCGCCGCTTTGGTGATGACCGGCAACGCACGCGATCTGAAAGACGGCGTCCGGCGCGCCGCCGCCGCGCTTGACGACGGCGACGCCATGGGCGTTCTTGATCGTTATCGCGAGATATTGACCGCATGA